CAGGAGCTCCGTCAATTTCTTTTTCAGCCAATTTCTTTGCGGCATCCTTCACTGAACAATCTATTGTGAAAGATATAACATCACGGCTTGCAATGTCTCCAACGGTCTGCTTTGGAATACTTCTTATGGTTTTGGTATCAACCAGAAGAATATTATCCATATCATCACGGCCGACAATTGTACCCATGACTCCCAAGTTGTTAACTGGTGTTGGTCCTATTCTTACTTCATCACCTAAATTCAAGTCTTTTATGCTTCCCAAAACCTTAATTGCCGCTTCACATTCAGTAGGTTGAGGAACACTGGTGAATTCAATTTTTGCAACTGAAACATCATCCAGTTTTTTACCGTTTTTATAAATCGGCACTTTTGAATCCTTATCGGAAACTGTAATGTTTAGTGAATGATACGCTTCAATTGTAGGCTTATATCCACCTCTAGGACCCGGCACGCCTTTAACTAAACTCAGGCTTCTTAATGATTGCATCTGGTTACGTATTGTTCCAGGATTTCTGTTCATAACCTCAGCAATATCTTCTCCCTTAATAGATTTACCATTTGATGACTGGTATAAATTAATTAAGGTTTGTAAAATTTCCTTTTGAACAGATGTTAACATGTTTTTCATCCCCATCCAATTAATAATATAA
This is a stretch of genomic DNA from Methanobrevibacter sp.. It encodes these proteins:
- a CDS encoding CBS domain-containing protein yields the protein MLTSVQKEILQTLINLYQSSNGKSIKGEDIAEVMNRNPGTIRNQMQSLRSLSLVKGVPGPRGGYKPTIEAYHSLNITVSDKDSKVPIYKNGKKLDDVSVAKIEFTSVPQPTECEAAIKVLGSIKDLNLGDEVRIGPTPVNNLGVMGTIVGRDDMDNILLVDTKTIRSIPKQTVGDIASRDVISFTIDCSVKDAAKKLAEKEIDGAPVIKDGKVVGVFTLTDLVNAIASDNENKTVGELMSTNVVIVNEDLKIVNAIDVMLKKSISRLIIADNNQVLLGIVTRTDLIDSITNLKQFPIITN